In the Telopea speciosissima isolate NSW1024214 ecotype Mountain lineage chromosome 2, Tspe_v1, whole genome shotgun sequence genome, one interval contains:
- the LOC122651224 gene encoding S-adenosyl-L-methionine:benzoic acid/salicylic acid carboxyl methyltransferase 1-like: MEVQQIFHMNWGNGETSYACNSILQKLVINMAKPVVIGSISDLYTTNLPRCLRIADLGCSSGPNTLLVISEIIEAIDETCHELKLSTPEFQVFLNDLPSNDFNNIFKTLPAFYEQLKKEKGEKFGPCSITGLPGSFYDRLFPSNSIDFFHSSNSVHWLSQVPSMIENNKGNIYLARTNPPSVVKAYLEQFQKDFSLFLSLRAKEITSGGRMVLTLVGRRSEDPFGKESYPWEQLSKSLNDLASKGFIEEAKLDSFNMPYYISSRKELEGIICAEGSFYLDQFEIFDVNWDASDDDADNKECTFNRFITAQKVAQYVRAVIESLLACHFGDVVMDVLFNRYMEYVTDHLSKEEGKLTSIVISLRGK, encoded by the exons ATGGAAGTCCAACAAATTTTCCACATGAATTGGGGAAATGGAGAAACTAGCTACGCTTGTAACTCCATACTtcaa AAACTAGTGATAAACATGGCAAAGCCGGTGGTGATTGGGAGCATTTCAGATTTGTATACCACCAACTTACCTCGATGTTTAAGGATTGCAGATTTGGGCTGTTCTTCAGGGCCCAACACCCTACTGGTTATCTCAGAGATCATTGAGGCTATCGATGAAACATGTCATGAGTTGAAGCTTAGTACACCTGAATTCCAAGTGTTCCTCAATGATCTTCCAAGTAATGACTTCAACAACATTTTCAAGACCTTGCCGGCCTTCTATGAGCAACTTAAGAAGGAGAAGGGTGAAAAGTTTGGGCCATGTTCCATCACTGGGTTACCTGGTTCTTTCTATGACAGACTCTTTCCAAGCAATTCTATAGACTTCTTTCATTCCTCTAACAGCGTTCACTGGCTCTCCCAG GTTCCTTCGATGATTGAGAATAACAAAGGGAATATTTACTTGGCAAGGACAAATCCTCCCAGTGTGGTCAAAGCATACTTGGAGCAATTTCAAAAAgatttttccttatttcttaGCTTGCGCGCCAAAGAAATAACATCAGGAGGACGAATGGTCCTAACACTAGTAGGCAGGAGAAGTGAAGACCCCTTTGGCAAAGAGAGTTACCCTTGGGAGCAATTGTCCAAGTCACTCAATGATTTGGCCTCAAAG GGTTTCATTGAAGAAGCTAAATTGGATTCATTCAATATGCCTTATTACATATCTTCTCGAAAAGAATTAGAGGGAATAATTTGTGCAGAAGGATCTTTTTATCTTGATCAGTTTGAAATCTTTGACGTCAATTGGGATGCAAGTGATGATGATGCAGACAACAAAGAATGCACGTTCAATAGATTTATAACTGCACAGAAAGTGGCACAGTATGTAAGAGCTGTGATAGAATCCTTGCTCGCTTGTCACTTTGGGGATGTTGTAATGGATGTTCTATTCAATAGGTACATGGAGTATGTCACTGACCACCTATCAAAGGAGGAGGGTAAGTTGACTAGTATTGTCATTTCCTTGAGAGGGAAGTGA
- the LOC122651281 gene encoding probable jasmonic acid carboxyl methyltransferase 2, translated as MEVQQIFHMNWGNGETSYACNSILQKLVITKTKPVVIGSILDLYTKNLPPCLRVADLGCSSGPNTLLVTTEIIEAIDETCHQLNRNTPEFQVFLNDLPSNDFNAIFKTLPTFYEQLKKEKGDKFGPCSITGLPGSFYGRLFPSNSIDFFHSSNSVHWLSQVCNT; from the exons ATGGAAGTCCAACAAATTTTCCACATGAATTGGGGAAATGGAGAAACTAGCTACGCTTGTAACTCCATACTTCAa AAACTAGTGATAACAAAGACAAAGCCAGTGGTGATTGGGAGCATTTTGGATTTGTATACCAAAAACTTACCTCCATGTTTAAGGGTAGCAGATTTGGGGTGCTCTTCAGGTCCCAACACCCTACTGGTGACCACAGAGATCATTGAGGCTATTGATGAAACATGCCATCAGTTGAATCGTAATACGCCTGAATTCCAAGTGTTCCTCAACGATCTTCCATCTAATGATTTCAACGCCATTTTCAAGACCTTGCCTACCTTCTATGAGCAactaaagaaggagaagggtgATAAGTTTGGGCCATGTTCCATCACTGGATTACCTGGTTCTTTCTATGGCAGACTCTTTCCAAGCAATTCTATAGACTTCTTTCATTCCTCTAACAGCGTTCACTGGCTCTCTCAGGTTTGTAAC ACTTGA